In Daphnia magna isolate NIES linkage group LG5, ASM2063170v1.1, whole genome shotgun sequence, the sequence TGATTTATGAATACGAAAAGCAGCttgtggggtaagttggcagaaATTTGAAGGGGCGTGTTGTCAGTTGTCGTGTTCTTAAGAAAGCATAACGTGggttgtttttctctttcagatGAGAAATTATATTAGAAAAACCGCTCGTGTTCAGAATGTTACACGTGAAAATGTTTCGAAAGCCATAGATATGGTTAGGAATCACAATTGGGGAGTTGTTGATGCTGCTAGAGAGTTTAAATTGAGTGAAAGGAGTCTTTTTCGATACTTCAAGGTCTCTGCCAACAAAGAGGTTGATGTTGACGAAGATTCACTTCCCTTAACATGTGGCTATTCTTCAAGAAAGGTAATAATGTTTAAACAGTTGTTTTTGGTAAATGGTGAGTTGacgataaattttttttaaagctagATCTTCACTGCAGACCAAGAGAAAGAGCTCGTAGCCTACATCACCAAGGCAAGTGATATCTACTTTGGACTAAGTCCCATGGAAGTAAGGAAATTAGCTTTCAGCTTCGCTACTTTTCTTGATTGTAAAATGCCCAAGTCATGGGAATCTACTTCCGCTGCTGGAAAAGACTGGTTTGGAAGTTTCATCAAGAGGAACCCATCTTTATCTATAAGGTTGGCTTTTATCAATGCTTAGTTGTTTTCAATCTCATGAGAAACTTaatttatttctgaaattctAGGAAACCAGAAGCCACATCCCTAGCACGAGCCAGCAGCTTCAACCAATACAATGTTGACTGCTTTTTTAACAACCTTGACATTGTATTGGCTAAATACAAATTAACTCCACTGGAAATTTGGAACGTAGATGAAACTGGAATCACAACTGTTCAAGTTCCAGATAGAATTGTTGGCAGGCGaggcaaaaaacaaattggatCCCTTACATCGCAGGAACGAGGCACATTAGTAACTCTATGCATGGCCGTCAGTGCTGTTGGGAATAGTGTTCCGCCATTCTTCGTTTTTCCAAGGTAAAGCGTAGGCTAGAataatgtttttgtttagtAAGCCTAGGCTAACAAtttattcattattatttCCCAGAGTGCATATGAAGGATGATTTTCTGGTGAATGCCTCATTAGGGTCCTGCGGCTCAGCAAACAAGTCCGGTTGGATGACTGAAAAGGATTTTGTGTTGTACTTACAACACTTCGTAAAACATGCTCGTCCATCTCTAGAAAAGCCGGTTTTACTTTTGCTGGACAACCATGGGTCCCATTTGCCTGTGGAAGGACTAAATTACGCCAAGGCGAATGGCATTATAATGCTTTCCTTCCCCCCGCACACTTCTCATAGACTTCAACCATTGGATTTATCAGTTTATGGGCCACTGAAACATTATGTCAACGGAGCTATAGGGGCCTGGCTCAAGAATCATCCGGGCCAAACAATGACATTCCGTCATATTCCTGGAATTGTAAAGGAGGCTCTGCCAAGTGCAATCACACCACGAAACATTATGGCTGGATTCGAAAAAGCAGGTGTGGCCCCTTACAACCGAAATATCTTCACTGAAGATGACTTTGCTCCGTCAATGGTGACAGATCGACCAAACCAAAACCAGACAAACGAAGTTGAAGATGCGACTTCTACTGCGATTGAAacggcaacaacaacaaacgaagTTGAAGATGTGCCTCCTACTGAGATTGAATTTATCAATTTGACCGCAATTAAAGAGATACCAGAAGCTGAATTAATAAATGCCGTTCTGGTTCAGCCAGGATCATCATCTCCTTctacatcatcatcatcatctatATCATCACAAGCAACAGCGGACGGATCAGTGTTGGAGAATTTAAGACCTCTTCCCAAAGCTGGGCCTAGAAAGACGGCTGCCCGCATTTCTAGACAACGAAAGACGGTGATTCTGACAAGCACTCCTGTTAAAGATAtgatagaaaaagagaaggaaaagacTGCAGAGAGGGCTACCAAAAAGCTGTTTGCTCAACAAAGAAAAGCTACCAAAAAAAACTGCACCGTTGaaagcaaaagggaaaacaccGAAAAAACGGACTAAGACTACCCCTACTGGGCCTAACGTGGACGAAAAAGAGTGTTATTGTTTAGTTTGCCAAGAGCCTTATTCAAAAAGCATTTCGGCTTGGGTTCAATGCAAAAAGTGCGGTGAATGGGCTCATGAGGATTGCGTAGACGACATGTCTATCAAAGAAGAGTTGTATTGGTGCGATGACTGTATTTAAAAAGTATAGGTAATTGATCCTTTAATGTAACATGTATAAAACCTATTAAGTTTATTTAAATTAgttggttttctcttttaacAGATCAATCATCGATTAAGGCCAGTTCAACAACAGTGAAATCGTCTGCGGTGTAGCTATTACACGATCCATCCAAACAAAGAATCGTCtgctgccaacttaccccacccCGTTCGGCAACTTACCCCGTAGGTGGGGCAGGTTGgcaggaattttttttttgctgtttttcttattttctgaATTTTGTGTCAATGTATTTCAAAAAGCAAGACGATCAATACAAGGAGAATTGAAATCTGAATATGATTCATTAATTCAATTTGCAGAATATATGGtcgaaaaattcaaataaattcaCAAAAAGTGaccctgccaactagccccccTCTTCCCTAATACTTTTCACTTTAAACCATCAATTCACTGATTTAAGTGCAACTGATGAAGAACGCATTTCTATTATTGATCAAATGGTAAATGTAGCTTGTGATCTTTACAATGCTTGTTCCTTTGTAGTCCCAATTATTTAACAATGTCATGAGAAAATGTAATCGTAGTAGAAGTTTGTGGATGAATATAGTAATACAATTATCAACTGCATTAATTCataatttatgttttaaaCAATAGAGGAGTACATTTCGGAATTACAGAATGCAAACTTTGTTTGTTAATGAAATGATAAGATTGGTTATGTTTGCTAGAGGAAGTCTTTTACCGTTTTGTGTATCATTTGAgggtatttttcttttttcagaaatAGCTGCAATTCGCGCAACTTTaccaaaaaatttctttttttgggttcTCCCCCACCCATCCCTCCCAATAtatcataaaataaaataattaattacggTCTAAGTTTAAACGGGTTTACATGAgttttacggcaatcgataggtattAAAGAGAGCTATCTACTCGGTgaattttattgaaaaatataaaaaaggaaaaaattccaaatggaatacctttttttttgcgttttatCGCTTAGGTCCAATATTGTGCTAGACCggttaaatgaaaaaaatgtgtttcattgggaattttttcctttttaatatttttcaattaaacACAGCAAGgtgtttttcattaaa encodes:
- the LOC116923313 gene encoding LOW QUALITY PROTEIN: uncharacterized protein LOC116923313 (The sequence of the model RefSeq protein was modified relative to this genomic sequence to represent the inferred CDS: deleted 1 base in 1 codon), with product MRNYIRKTARVQNVTRENVSKAIDMVRNHNWGVVDAAREFKLSERSLFRYFKVSANKEVDVDEDSLPLTCGYSSRKIFTADQEKELVAYITKASDIYFGLSPMEVRKLAFSFATFLDCKMPKSWESTSAAGKDWFGSFIKRNPSLSIRKPEATSLARASSFNQYNVDCFFNNLDIVLAKYKLTPLEIWNVDETGITTVQVPDRIVGRRGKKQIGSLTSQERGTLVTLCMAVSAVGNSVPPFFVFPRVHMKDDFLVNASLGSCGSANKSGWMTEKDFVLYLQHFVKHARPSLEKPVLLLLDNHGSHLPVEGLNYAKANGIIMLSFPPHTSHRLQPLDLSVYGPLKHYVNGAIGAWLKNHPGQTMTFRHIPGIVKEALPSAITPRNIMAGFEKAGVAPYNRNIFTEDDFAPSMVTDRPNQNQTNEVEDATSTAIETATTTNEVEDVPPTEIEFINLTAIKEIPEAELINAVLVQPGSSSPSTSSSSSISSQATADGSVLENLRPLPKAGPRKTAARISRQRKTVILTSTPVKDMIEKEKEKTAERATKKLFAQQRKATKKTAPLKAKGKTPKKRTKTTPTGPNVDEKECYCLVCQEPYSKSISAWVQCKKCGEWAHEDCVDDMSIKEELYWCDDCI